The Toxorhynchites rutilus septentrionalis strain SRP chromosome 3, ASM2978413v1, whole genome shotgun sequence genome includes a region encoding these proteins:
- the LOC129776949 gene encoding KIF-binding protein — translation MGVTKESLSDIRERYEKAHKKIDEDSRHDPPTEPFRSHYEARDILQSVQRNLKNLSESLNEESDTALTVRCILANVLKDIGKISIFTEELSNGELILKEALELVQKDEEKSQVVNAYVEVLNQLGILYCTRSSFEESKKFLEQAGQVYENAKRDELEALTIYDLFGTKDEIEKGKGMVLLEKNHTLTLYYLAQVYGYLENLEKSAHFCHLTLKRQLDYKDFEHIDWALNAATLSQYYFPRNCLSQARHLLAAASYMLDRYEEEVIANETSAAIKADMVETHSHRSADVARCWAKYAIHILATSKERLSRDDEDEDGKPRPAADLSPNREINRFIGLEALSVYEDQITAEFCLTIDDAKLVMLKGLSWLNKAKEYYTKETEASQYAKIVQDIASLYKHLAFFDDDEDNQCKLYKRCADQLEDLSQVLNATYYQAICREIWYELGLTYSKILDIKLSKLETLAPNERPTPHALNKINKLCEKSIAKFQTFLESYKVPLDTLEIPAAIENAELQAVFFAYFHIGRLYYKIITPDKRLQLANTKNSFRFYHNFVKHCQSNETVGAHFKAEMGVCKEMTKLLPLKIKKLMNELDE, via the exons ATGGGTGTCACGAAGGAGAGCCTCTCGGACATACGGGAACGATACGAGAAAGCCCACAAGAAAATCGACGAGGACAGTAGGCACGATCCACCGACGGAACCGTTCCGGTCGCACTACGAAGCCCGAGATATTCTGCAGAGTGTGCAGCGTAATCTGAAAAATCTCAGCGAATCGCTGAACGAAGAATCGGACACCGCCCTGACGGTCCGCTGCATCTTGGCCAATGTGCTGAAGGATATTGGAAAGATCTCAATTTTCACCGAAGAGCTCAGCAATGGAGAGTTGATACTGAAGGAAGCGCTTGAACTGGTCCAGAAGGATGAAGAGAAATCGCAGGTGGTGAATGCTTATGTTGAGGTGTTGAATCAGTTGGGTATACTGTATTGCACGCGTAGTAGTTTCGAAGAATCGAAAAAGTTTCTTGAGCAGGCCGGTCAAGTTTATGAAAACGCGAAGAGAGATGAGCTCGAAGCGCTGACCATTTATGACTTGTTTGGAACTAAAGACGAGATCGAAAAGGGAAAAGGAATGGTTCTATTGGAGAAAAATCACACCCTAACATTGTATTATCTAGCACAGGTTTACGGATATTTGGAAAACCTCGAGAAGTCGGCTCATTTTTGCCACTTGACGTTGAAGAGACAGCTGGATTACAAAGACTTTGAGCACATAGACTGGGCATTGAATGCCGCCACGCTGTCGCAGTACTATTTCCCAAGAAATTGTCTCAGCCAAGCAAGACATCTGCTGGCCGCCGCATCGTACATGTTGGATCGGTACGAGGAAGAAGTCATCGCGAACGAAACCAGTGCAGCGATTAAAGCTGATATGGTGGAAACTCATTCGCACCGATCGGCAGATGTGGCCCGGTGTTGGGCAAAGTATGCAATACACATTTTGGCCACCTCGAAGGAACGTTTGTCTAGGgatgatgaagatgaagacGGAAAGCCTCGGCCAGCTGCCGATTTGAGTCCAAACAGAGAAATTAATCGATTTATCGGTTTGGAAGCGCTATCGGTTTATGAGGATCAAATAACCGCCGAATTCTGTTTAACGATCGATGATGCAAAGCTGGTCATGTTGAAAGGACTCTCTTGGCTGAATAAAGCTAAAGAATACTACACAAAGGAAACCGAGGCTTCGCAGTACGCAAAAATTGTCCAAGATATAGCCTCACTGTATAAACATTTAGCGTTTTTCGACGATGACGAAGACAATCAGTGTAAACTATATAAGAGATGTGCGGATCAGCTTGAAGATTTGAGTCAAGTTTTGAACGCCACTTACTATCAAGCCATTTGCAG AGAAATTTGGTACGAATTGGGACTCACCTATTCGAAAATCCTGGACATCAAGCTGAGCAAATTGGAGACGCTGGCGCCAAACGAGCGCCCAACGCCTCACGctctcaacaaaataaataaactttGCGAAAAGAGCATCGCGAAGTTCCAGACTTTCCTCGAATCGTACAAGGTTCCGTTGGATACTTTGGAGATTCCGGCTGCCATCGAAAACGCCGAGCTGCAGGCTGTCTTCTTCGCCTATTTCCACATCGGTCGTCTGTATTACAAGATCATAACACCGGACAAGAGACTCCAGCTGGCCAACACCAAGAACAGCTTCCGTTTCTATCACAACTTTGTGAAGCACTGTCAGAGCAACGAAACGGTTGGGGCACACTTCAAGGCCGAAATGGGCGTCTGCAAGGAGATGACGAAGCTTCTACCgctgaaaattaaaaagttaatgAACGAATTGGATGAGTAA
- the LOC129777666 gene encoding uncharacterized protein K02A2.6-like — MMEDSRPVPPFRCNQIETGKLAKEWRSWKESLECYFAAYGVMDQQVMKAKLLHLGGPALQTVFKNLKDRDHMPVVSLVPKWYDAAVDKLDEFFEPRHQTTSERRKLRQLKQKSGERFADFIIRLKQQVSECGFERYGGEIEEILTDIFLTDAVVEGCNSNEVRRRILLKDLPFAEIEALGISLEGVDHQIEEMNEPPQKICRVGPSKERFAINRGTSAKSNPARNKACYNCGRADHLAASKLCPARGKQCRNCQIYGHFERLCRKQKQHTAPVQGSNQVRAVEDEKQIPNVGSNAKEEDEQDKVYYAFYSGNESNVLTCGIGGVDVDMLIDSGADANLISNVAWSKLKEERVKLISSTKGSTRILKAYGNNDPLKILGTFVAELKVGEKTMQAEFLVVEGGQRCLLGDTTAKSLGILKVGLNINQVDDAPLPFSTIKDVKAFIHMDPNMVPVFQPIRRLPLPLEAAVNKKLDELLRRDIIEPKKGPTTWVSPLVVVGKANGEVRLCLDLRRVNEAVLREHHPMPVVDDHIARLGRGTIWSKLDIKEAFLQIELDDESKDVTTFITGRGLFRFKRMPFGLVTAPELFQKAMDEILAGCEGVAWYLDDVIIEGKNMEEHDARLSEVMFRLKSRNVALNWEKCQFRVTELDFLGHRISSKGIRPSATKMRALLSFREPQNEQELRSFLGLANYMNKFIPNLATIDQPLRKLLAKDVKFEWSKEQGDSFNEIKSALSNVQNLGFYRLEDRTAVIVDASPYGLGALLVQFNRHNEHRVVSFASKSLTETERRYCQTEKEALAIVWAVERFQFYLLGRSFDIMTDCKALAFLFAIRSKPCARIERWVLRLQTFDYRVIHIAGKENVADSFSRLAVQTPRPFDVNEEIMIQEVTMSALSSTALTWKEIQDASVSDPEIKSVLDSLLKDPDNLPIEYRVVTNELCQFEDVLLRGDRIVVPRSLRNRVLSAAHDGHPGITMMKNHLRSNVWWPKMDADVENYVKGCRGCTLVAAPDPPETMSRSQLPSYPWHTLAVDFLGPLPDGQSLFVVIDYYSRFIEVCEMESTTANDVIRELAIMFGRFGIPSFIRADNAPQFSAECTELKEFCESTGFKIVNTIPYWPQSNGEVERQNRSILKRLRIAQELGLDWRKELRDYILTYHSTKHPSTGKPPGELMFGRRIKSKVPSIMIFNEDGAVRERDAVVKQKGKEYGDGKRKAKSSKIKEGDTVLAKRMRKSNKLDTNFSNEEYIVQSKVGSDTIIKSTSSGKEYRRNSAHLKKVLVSVEHKDLEDPQDGSVSEPQVRDDDPIDPSSAGVHMKRIRKAPSKYDDYIAH; from the exons atg ATGGAAGATTCACGTCCGGTGCCACCGTTCAGGTGCAACCAGATCGAGACAGGCAAGTTGGCCAAGGAATGGAGATCTTGGAAGGAATCTCTGGAGTGTTACTTTGCGGCATACGGAGTAATGGATCAGCAGGTAATGAAGGCGAAGCTACTGCATCTGGGTGGACCAGCGCTTCAAACCGTGTTCAAGAACCTGAAGGATCGTGACCATATGCCAGTTGTTTCCCTTGTTCCAAAATGGTACGATGCAGCGGTCGATAAATTGGATGAGTTTTTTGAGCCTCGGCACCAAACTACATCAGAACGTCGCAAGCTACGCCAGCTCAAACAGAAATCCGGAGAGAGATTTGCTGACTTCATAATCCGATTGAAGCAACAAGTTTCGGAATGCGGTTTTGAGCGTTACGGAGGCGAAATTGAAGAAATCCTAACGGATATTTTCCTCACCGATGCGGTGGTAGAGGGATGCAATTCGAACGAGGTTAGAAGAAGGATTTTGCTCAAAGACTTGCCATTCGCCGAGATTGAAGCTCTGGGAATATCATTGGAAGGTGTGGACCATCAAATCGAGGAAATGAACGAGCCACCGCAAAAGATTTGTCGAGTGGGTCCGTCGAAGGAACGATTTGCGATCAACAGAGGTACATCGGCAAAGTCCAATCCGGCGCGGAATAAAGCGTGCTACAACTGTGGCAGGGCAGATCATCTGGCCGCTTCGAAGTTGTGCCCAGCTCGTGGCAAACAGTGTAGAAATTGTCAAATTTATGGCCACTTCGAACGTCTGTGCCGTAAGCAGAAACAGCATACTGCGCCTGTTCAGGGCAGTAACCAAGTTCGGGCGGTTGAGGATGAAAAGCAGATTCCTAATGTTGGAAGCAACGCCAAGGAGGAAGATGAGCAGGACAAGGTATACTATGCTTTTTATTCCGGCAATGAGAGCAATGTTCTGACGTGCGGCATCGGTGGCGTTGATGTGGACATGCTTATTGACTCCGGCGCCGACGCAAATTTGATCAGCAATGTTGCCTGGTCGAAACTGAAAGAGGAACGCGTAAAATTGATTTCATCCACGAAAGGAAGCACCAGGATTCTCAAGGCCTACGGAAATAACGATCCGTTGAAGATTTTGGGGACGTTTGTAGCGGAGTTAAAGGTTGGCGAGAAAACAATGCAGGCTGAATTCCTAGTCGTCGAGGGTGGACAGCGTTGCCTCCTCGGTGACACTACGGCAAAGAGCTTGGGAATCCTTAAAGTTGGATTGAATATTAATCAGGTCGACGATGCACCATTGCCTTTCTCGACTATTAAGGATGTCAAAGCGTTCATTCACATGGATCCGAACATGGTTCCTGTGTTTCAACCTATACGCCGCTTACCTTTGCCTTTGGAAGCAGCTGTCAACAAGAAGTTGGACGAGCTACTTCGACGTGACATTATTGAGCCGAAAAAAGGGCCTACCACCTGGGTATCCCCACTCGTCGTTGTAGGAAAGGCAAACGGTGAGGTGCGGTTGTGCTTGGACCTTCGCCGTGTGAACGAGGCGGTTCTCAGGGAGCATCATCCTATGCCGGTGGTTGATGATCACATTGCGCGCCTAGGTAGAGGCACAATCTGGAGTAAACTGGACATAAAGGAGGCCTTCTTGCAAATCGAGCTCGACGACGAATCTAAGGACGTGACCACCTTCATCACGGGACGAGGACTGTTCCGTTTCAAACGGATGCCCTTCGGTTTGGTGACTGCACCAGAGCTCTTCCAAAAGGCTATGGATGAGATTCTAGCCGGGTGTGAGGGTGTAGCCTGGTACCTCGATGACGTCATCATCGAAGGAAAAAATATGGAGGAGCATGACGCACGGCTCAGTGAG GTGATGTTTCGTTTGAAAAGTCGAAATGTGGCACTCAACTGGGAAAAATGCCAGTTTCGTGTTACCGAGCTAGACTTCCTGGGACACAGAATTTCTAGTAAAGGGATCCGGCCATCTGCCACGAAGATGCGAGCTTTGCTATCTTTTCGTGAACCTCAAAATGAACAAGAGCTCCGCAGTTTCCTTGGCTTAGCCAACTACATGAATAAGTTCATACCGAATTTGGCAACCATAGATCAGCCTCTACGAAAGTTGTTAGCAAAGGATGTCAAATTTGAATGGTCAAAAGAACAGGGTGATTCTTTCAACGAGATTAAATCGGCTTTAAGTAATGTCCAAAATCTGGGATTCTACAGATTAGAAGATAGAACGGCCGTCATTGTTGATGCAAGTCCGTATGGGTTAGGGGCACTGCTAGTTCAGTTCAATCGACATAATGAGCATCGCGTAGTAAGTTTCGCTTCCAAATCGTTGACCGAAACTGAGCGTAGATACTGCCAGACTGAAAAAGAGGCGCTGGCTATTGTCTGGGCAGTAGAgcgttttcagttttatttgCTAGGGAGATCGTTCGATATTATGACTGATTGCAAAGCATTGGCGTTTTTGTTTGCAATCCGTTCCAAGCCGTGCGCACGAATCGAACGCTGGGTATTAAGGCTACAAACATTTGACTACAGGGTGATACATATCGCGGGCAAAGAAAACGTCGCTGATTCCTTTTCCCGCCTGGCGGTACAAACTCCCAGACCATTCGACGTTAACGAAGAGATAATGATTCAAGAAGTAACTATGTCAGCTCTTTCTTCTACAGCCCTTACGTGGAAAGAAATCCAAGATGCATCAGTATCGGACCCTGAAATCAAAAGCGTCTTGGATTCTCTACTCAAGGACCCAGATAACTTGCCTATTGAATACCGGGTGGTGACAAATGAGCTGTGCCAGTTTGAAGATGTTTTGCTCAGAGGGGATCGGATTGTTGTTCCGAGATCTCTAAGGAATAGAGTGTTGTCTGCCGCCCATGATGGTCACCCGGGAATAACGATGATGAAGAATCATTTAAGGTCAAATGTTTGGTGGCCGAAAATGGATGCAGATGTTGAGAACTACGTAAAAGGCTGTAGAGGATGCACTCTTGTGGCAGCACCAGATCCACCGGAAACTATGTCGCGCAGTCAACTTCCGTCATATCCTTGGCACACACTGGCGGTAGATTTTCTTGGTCCATTGCCGGATGGACAAAGTCTGTTCGTAGTGATTGACTATTATTCTAGATTTATCGAGGTTTGCGAGATGGAGTCCACCACAGCAAACGATGTGATTAGAGAACTGGCTATTATGTTCGGAAGGTTCGGCATCCCATCGTTTATTAGGGCAGATAATGCTCCTCAGTTTAGTGCTGAGTGCACAGAGTTAAAAGAGTTTTGTGAGTCAACTGGATTCAAAATTGTGAATACAATCCCTTACTGGCCCCAGTCGAACGGAGAGGTAGAGCGGCAGAATAGATCAATTCTGAAACGACTCCGTATCGCACAGGAGTTGGGTCTGGATTGGAGAAAGGAATTGCGTGATTACATATTGACGTATCATTCGACGAAGCATCCATCTACAGGGAAACCACCGGGAGAACTTATGTTTGGAAGGCGCATCAAAAGCAAGGTACCATCGATCATGATCTTCAACGAGGATGGCGCAGTACGTGAGCGTGATGCAGTGGTAAAACAAAAAGGAAAGGAATATGGAGATGGTAAGCGAAAGGCCAAAAGCTCCAAAATTAAGGAGGGTGATACGGTACTGGCGAAACGTATGCGGAAGAGTAATAAGCTGGATACTAACTTCAGTAACGAGGAGTACATCGTGCAGAgcaaagttggatctgatacaATTATAAAATCTACAAGCTCTGGTAAAGAGTACAGGCGAAACTCAGCTCATTTGAAGAAAGTATTAGTCAGCGTTGAACATAAAGATTTAGAGGATCCGCAAGATGGCTCCGTTTCCGAGCCACAGGTCCGAGATGATGATCCTATCGATCCTTCTTCTGCAGGAGTACACATGAAAAGAATACGAAAAGCTCCCAGTAAATATGATGATTATATTGCTCATTAA